From the genome of Duffyella gerundensis, one region includes:
- a CDS encoding NADP-dependent oxidoreductase: MRTDTMQAVTFKRYGKNPALGIEPKPIPTLKPDELLVKVCAASLNPIDNMIISGTFKPVLHMTLPATLGSDLAGIVTAVGSGVTRFTPGDAVFASIFDTGQGALADFAVVPERLAALKPTNLSFVEAAALPMVSLTSWQALHEHARLQAGEKVFIPAGSGGIGSIAIQLAKTLGATVATTTSTENVDWVRQLGADQVIDYKKQSFDEVLRHYDLVLGTLRGDALEKSLAILRPGGKIISLVGPLDVAFARKRRLNRVLTALFWLMSRKIKRLARRQGIDYRFLFVQPDGEQLKHIAQLVEVGQLRPVIDRVLPFTQSAQGLAWLAQGRAKGKVVIDLETP, from the coding sequence ATGAGAACCGACACCATGCAGGCCGTTACCTTTAAACGCTACGGCAAGAACCCGGCGCTGGGCATTGAGCCGAAGCCGATCCCGACGCTGAAACCGGACGAGCTGCTGGTGAAGGTCTGTGCGGCAAGCCTCAACCCCATTGATAACATGATCATTAGCGGCACCTTTAAGCCAGTGTTACACATGACACTACCGGCCACGCTGGGCAGCGATCTGGCCGGTATTGTTACCGCGGTGGGCAGCGGCGTGACGCGCTTTACGCCGGGTGATGCGGTATTTGCCAGCATCTTTGATACTGGCCAGGGTGCGCTGGCCGATTTCGCCGTGGTTCCTGAACGTCTGGCCGCCTTGAAGCCAACAAACCTGAGTTTTGTCGAGGCGGCAGCGCTACCGATGGTCAGTCTGACCAGCTGGCAAGCGCTGCACGAGCACGCCAGGCTGCAAGCGGGTGAGAAGGTGTTTATTCCCGCCGGATCGGGCGGCATCGGCAGCATCGCGATTCAGCTGGCGAAAACGCTCGGCGCAACCGTGGCGACCACCACCAGCACGGAGAATGTTGACTGGGTGCGCCAGCTCGGCGCCGATCAGGTTATCGATTATAAAAAGCAGTCATTCGACGAGGTGCTGCGTCATTACGACCTGGTGCTGGGAACCCTGCGCGGCGACGCGCTTGAAAAATCGCTCGCTATTCTGAGGCCTGGCGGGAAGATCATTTCGCTGGTCGGGCCGCTGGATGTGGCGTTCGCCCGCAAACGGCGGCTGAACCGCGTGCTGACGGCGCTGTTCTGGCTGATGAGCCGTAAAATTAAACGCCTCGCACGCAGACAGGGCATCGATTATCGCTTTCTGTTTGTGCAGCCCGATGGTGAGCAGCTGAAGCACATTGCCCAATTAGTTGAAGTCGGCCAGCTCAGGCCGGTGATCGACCGGGTGCTGCCGTTTACGCAAAGTGCGCAGGGGCTCGCCTGGCTGGCGCAGGGAAGGGCCAAAGGCAAAGTGGTGATTGATCTGGAAACACCATAG
- the mtfA gene encoding DgsA anti-repressor MtfA has product MIKWPWKSQAEEALAALPWQQALSAPLFSVLSSQEQQQLIALASQFLRQKRLVALQDLQLDAESHARIALLFCLPVMQLGLAWLDGFHEVLIYPAPFIVNDSWQDEDGLVHAERTTQSGQSWLQGPVVLNWQDILDSFDFSGFNLVIHEVAHKLEARGSGYNNGVPPVALRDVARWEREIQLAMADIEQEIMLVGEYATRIDAYAASDAAECFAVLSEYFFTAPELLMERFPTLYGLYRGFYQQDPLLRLTNQATTGD; this is encoded by the coding sequence ATGATCAAGTGGCCATGGAAATCCCAGGCTGAAGAAGCCCTCGCTGCCCTGCCCTGGCAACAGGCGCTGTCGGCCCCGCTGTTTAGCGTGCTCTCCAGTCAGGAACAGCAGCAGCTTATCGCCCTTGCCAGCCAGTTTCTGCGGCAAAAGCGGCTGGTGGCGCTGCAGGATCTGCAACTGGATGCCGAGAGCCATGCACGTATCGCGCTGCTGTTCTGCCTGCCGGTGATGCAGCTGGGCCTCGCCTGGCTGGATGGCTTTCATGAAGTGCTGATCTATCCGGCGCCGTTTATCGTTAACGACAGCTGGCAGGATGAGGATGGTCTGGTGCACGCTGAGCGCACCACGCAGTCGGGACAGAGCTGGCTGCAAGGTCCGGTGGTGCTCAACTGGCAGGATATTCTCGATTCGTTTGATTTCTCCGGTTTTAACCTGGTGATCCATGAAGTGGCACACAAGCTGGAGGCGCGCGGCAGTGGCTATAACAACGGTGTACCGCCGGTGGCATTGCGTGACGTGGCGCGCTGGGAACGGGAAATCCAGTTAGCGATGGCCGATATTGAACAGGAAATTATGCTGGTGGGCGAATACGCTACCCGTATCGATGCCTATGCCGCCAGCGATGCCGCCGAGTGCTTCGCGGTGTTATCAGAATACTTCTTTACCGCGCCCGAACTCTTAATGGAGCGCTTCCCCACGCTTTATGGGCTTTACCGTGGATTTTATCAACAGGATCCGCTGCTGCGGCTGACAAATCAGGCCACAACTGGCGATTGA
- a CDS encoding LLM class flavin-dependent oxidoreductase, translated as MKKIGFLSFGHWSPSPQSGTRSAADALLQSIDLAVAAEELGADGAYFRVHHFARQLSAPFPLLAAVGAKTSRIEIGTGVIDMRYENPLYMAEDAGVADLIAGGRLQLGISRGSPEQVIDGWNYFGYQPEAGETESDMARKHTEVLLDVLRGEGFAKPNPQPMFPNPPGLLRLEPYSEGLRERIWWGAGSNATAEWAAKLGMNLQSSTLKDDETGEPFHIQQAKQIRAYRAAWQAAGHTRQPRVSVSRSIFALVDDRDRAYFGRSGQERDSVGYLDEKTRAIFGRSYAAEPEKLIKLLADDEAIAEADTLLLTVPNQLGVDYNAHVIEAILKYVAPELGWR; from the coding sequence ATGAAGAAGATTGGGTTTTTGTCATTTGGCCACTGGTCGCCGTCGCCGCAGTCCGGCACACGCTCGGCGGCCGATGCGCTGCTGCAGTCGATCGATCTTGCCGTGGCGGCTGAAGAGTTAGGCGCAGACGGCGCCTATTTCCGTGTGCATCACTTTGCCCGTCAGCTGAGCGCACCGTTTCCGCTGCTGGCGGCGGTGGGCGCGAAAACCAGCCGTATTGAGATCGGCACCGGTGTGATCGACATGCGCTATGAAAATCCGCTCTACATGGCGGAAGATGCGGGCGTGGCCGATCTGATTGCTGGTGGACGGTTGCAGCTCGGCATCAGCCGCGGTTCGCCGGAGCAGGTGATCGACGGCTGGAACTACTTTGGTTATCAGCCGGAAGCGGGCGAAACCGAATCGGATATGGCGCGTAAGCATACCGAAGTGCTGCTTGACGTGCTGCGCGGCGAAGGCTTTGCCAAACCAAATCCGCAGCCGATGTTTCCTAATCCGCCGGGACTGCTACGGCTGGAACCGTATTCTGAAGGGCTGCGCGAGCGCATCTGGTGGGGCGCTGGCTCCAATGCCACCGCCGAATGGGCGGCAAAGCTGGGCATGAACCTGCAAAGCTCAACGCTGAAAGATGATGAAACCGGCGAGCCGTTCCATATTCAGCAGGCGAAGCAGATTCGCGCTTACCGCGCCGCCTGGCAGGCTGCCGGTCATACGCGTCAGCCGCGGGTGTCGGTCAGTCGCAGTATTTTTGCGCTGGTGGACGATCGCGACCGCGCCTACTTTGGCCGCAGCGGTCAGGAGCGCGACAGCGTGGGCTATCTGGATGAGAAAACCCGCGCCATTTTTGGCCGTAGCTACGCCGCTGAGCCGGAAAAGCTGATCAAGCTGCTGGCCGACGATGAGGCGATTGCCGAAGCGGATACCCTGTTGCTGACCGTGCCGAATCAGCTCGGCGTCGATTACAACGCCCACGTGATTGAGGCGATCCTCAAGTACGTCGCGCCGGAACTCGGCTGGCGTTAA
- a CDS encoding TetR/AcrR family transcriptional regulator, with protein sequence MKVSKEQVQENRRRIVQTASTLFRERGFDGVGVADLMSAAGLTHGGFYKHFASKADLMAEAMRCGFMQSAEDAQGVTRDQFVAHYLSRQHRDGMGQGCVMASLGSDAARQSDAIKSEFAAGIENLLAIAKADGGETRADLIATLSQMVGALVLSRGCPDDSALADEILQVCRARLLPENGEAR encoded by the coding sequence ATGAAAGTGTCAAAAGAGCAAGTGCAGGAGAACCGCAGGCGTATTGTGCAAACCGCGTCGACGCTGTTTCGCGAACGGGGATTTGATGGCGTTGGTGTTGCCGATCTGATGTCAGCGGCTGGACTGACCCATGGCGGATTTTATAAGCATTTTGCCTCCAAGGCCGATCTGATGGCGGAGGCGATGCGCTGCGGCTTTATGCAGTCTGCCGAAGATGCACAGGGCGTCACGCGAGATCAATTTGTTGCGCACTATCTCTCGCGCCAGCATCGTGATGGGATGGGCCAGGGCTGCGTGATGGCGTCACTGGGCAGCGATGCCGCGCGACAATCCGACGCCATTAAAAGCGAGTTTGCCGCGGGCATCGAAAACCTGTTGGCCATCGCCAAGGCTGACGGCGGCGAGACGCGTGCCGATCTGATCGCCACGCTGTCGCAGATGGTGGGCGCGCTGGTGCTGTCACGCGGCTGCCCGGATGACTCCGCGCTGGCCGATGAAATTTTGCAGGTCTGTCGTGCTCGACTGCTGCCGGAAAACGGTGAAGCACGTTAA